Proteins encoded in a region of the Vicia villosa cultivar HV-30 ecotype Madison, WI linkage group LG5, Vvil1.0, whole genome shotgun sequence genome:
- the LOC131605587 gene encoding zinc finger BED domain-containing protein RICESLEEPER 2-like: protein MSFQDSSLTPPTMVDDLIDIELLLGDIGEEETTDGGNLEIGELMDMEVPVPSDTTTQTNPTDNTTTQTPTQNTTNTNTDASTPQVAQAQSSQSQRNVDGRAPRPKKSAVHSEMVLIVGPDGIKKWKCRWCGKLYTYDSKWKSTSNGKKHLDACIQRRLRLKGNNEKEFAQSRLNIGDNTHSLATWTYNHARDREIAAHMILGHEFPFSVMEGVIFNEFLKEIYPWYKKITRQQVKFDCETFYEAERIKMKRSMALINRVSLTTDLWWSGEQRIGYMTVTGHFIDSKWQLHKRVLSFKNVPPPHSGEVLCRELIKVMDDWGIRDKVASISVDNASANENCIARLKRDYSGRRNLPLGGKLFHVRCCAHILNLLVQDGLDMIKVSVDKIRNGVKYLLNSETRCKSFKKIVDELQLEGRMQVLDTKTRWNSTWLMLSTAYHYREVWPRYAEENGAFLSFLPDANDWEDVHDICKFLEVFADVTSIISGTSYPTANLFLSELYRVKVLLDNPSRISHNPQLQALASEMKLKYDKYWSESNTLISIGAVLDPSTLFQLYQDSYGTNDATTPTAASESPEVGSTSGLGRRNFEMFLETVVGNNSKSDLELYFEEPPLKVPPNAKFDVLTWWMGNEAKYPVLSKLAKDILTVPVTTVASEATFSAGKRIIDPKRSSMKTKTVEMVVCGGDWVKEKYGIKKGCTASIIEEPQDEPLTYHFGEDLGVSFTAAAT, encoded by the exons ATGTCGTTTCAAGATTCATCATTGACTCCTCCAACAATGGTGGATGATCTTATTGATATTGAGTTGTTGCTTGGTGACATCGGGGAAGAGGAGACAACGGATGGAGGTAATTTAGAGATTGGTGAGTTGATGGATATGGAGGTTCCAGTTCCGAGTGATACAACTACTCAAACCAACCCCACTGATAATACTACTACTCAGACCCCTACTCAAAATACTACAAACACAAACACTGATGCTTCAACCCCTCAAGTTGCCCAAGCTCAGAGTTCCCAGAGTCAGAGAAATGTTGATGGTAGAGCTCCTCGTCCCAAAAAATCTGCTGTTCATTCTGAAATGGTGCTGATTGTAGGTCCAGATGGCATTAAGAAGTGGAAGTGCAGATGGTGTGGAAAGCTTTACACATATGATTCAAAGTGGAAGAGTACCTCTAATGGTAAGAAACATTTAGATGCTTGTATTCAGAGAAGGTTAAGGTTGAAAGGAAATAATGAGAAAGAGTTTGCTCAGTCTAGATTAAACATAGGTGATAATACTCATAGTTTAGCTACTTGGACATATAATCATGCTAGGGATAGAGAAATTGCAGCACACATGATTCTAGGTCATGAATTTCCTTTTTCTGTTATGGAAGGTGTTATCTTTAATGAGTTTCTAAAAGAGATTTATCCATGGTACAAAAAGATTACTAGGCAACAGGTTAAGTTTGATTGTGAGACATTTTATGAGGCTGAGAGAATTAAAATGAAAAGGTCTATGGCTTTGATTAATAGGGTCAGTCTCACCACTGACTTGTGGTGGTCTGGTGAACAGAGGATAGGCTATATGACTGTGACTGGTCATTTCATTGATTCAAAATGGCAGCTTCATAAAAGAGttttatcttttaagaatgtgCCACCACCACATTCTGGAGAGGTTTTGTGCAGGGAATTGATAAAGGTAATGGATGATTGGGGAATAAGGGATAAGGTAGCATCTATTTCTGTTGATAATGCCAGTGCCAATGAGAATTGCATTGCTAGGTTGAAGAGGGATTATTCTGGTAGGAGAAATTTACCCTTAGGTGGTAAGTTATTTCATGTAAGGTGTTGTGCACACATCTTAAATCTGTTGGTGCAGGATGGGCTTGATATGATTAAGGTGTCTGTTGATAAGATAAGAAATGGTGTCAAATACTTGCTCAATTCTGAAACAAGATGCAAATCATTCAAAAAGATTGTTGATGAGTTGCAACTTGAAGGCAGAATGCAAGTGTTGGATACAAAGACTAGGTGGAACTCAACTTGGTTGATGTTGTCTACTGCATACCATTACAGAGAAGTGTGGCCTAGATATGCTGAGGAAAATGGTGCATTTCTCAGTTTTTTGCCTGATGCAAATGATTGGGAAGATGTTCATGATATTTGCAAGTTTTTGGAGGTTTTTGCTGATGTGACATCAATTATTAGTGGCACATCTTACCCTACTGCTAATCTGTTTTTGTCTGAGCTTTACAGAGTGAAGGTTTTACTTGATAATCCTTCAAGAATCTCACATAATCCTCAGTTGCAGGCCCTTGCTAGTGAAATGAAGTTGAAATATGACAAGTATTGGTCAGAGTCCAATACATTGATTTCTATTGGTGCAGTTCTTGATCCAAG TACCCTCTTCCAATTGTATCAAGATTCCTATGGAACCAATGATGCAACTACCCCTACTGCTGCATCTGAATCTCCAGAAGTAGGATCTACTTCTGGATTGGGAAGGAGGAACTTTGAAATGTTTTTAGAAACTGTTGTGGGTAATAATTCCAAATCTGACCTTGAATTATATTTTGAGGAGCCTCCTTTGAAAGTTCCCCCTAATGCTAAATTTGATGTTTTAACTTGGTGGATGGGAAATGAGGCCAAATATCCTGTTCTTAGTAAATTGGCAAAGGATATCCTAACTGTTCCAGTTACTACTGTTGCTTCAGAAGCAACTTTTAGTGCTGGGAAAAGGATTATTGATCCGAAAAGATCTTCTATGAAAACTAAGACAGTTGAAATGGTGGTTTGTGGAGGTGATTGGGTGAAGGAGAAATATGGAATAAAGAAGGGGTGCACTGCTTCTATT ATTGAGGAGCCACAAGATGAACCTTTGACATATCATTTTGGTGAAGATTTGGGTGTTTCATTTACTGCTGCTGCAACTTGA
- the LOC131607537 gene encoding small ribosomal subunit protein mS78 (rPPR3a), with amino-acid sequence MYRILHRSMCTVAVEIAESTTSIKSISQDLYKEQNLKTLVDKFKKASDIDRFRTKAGIYEDTVRRLARAKRFRWVRDIIEHQKNYTDIANEGFSARLITLYGKSKMDRHAQKLFDEMPQRNCNRSVLSLNALLAAYLHSKKYDVVEKLFRDLPVQLSVKPDLVSYNTFIKALLEMGSFDSAVAVVEEMEKEGVKTDLITFNTLLDGLYSKGRFEDGEKLWGKLGEKNVVPNIRTYNARLLGLAMVKKTGEAVEFYEEMVKKGVKPDIFSFNALIKGFANEGNLDEAKKWFGEIGKSEYDPDKATYSIIVPFLCEKGDLKMVLEIVKEIFYTHCRVEASLLQVVVDKLLSESMVSEAKEIVERGKTNNYCRYKLNLPADELPADE; translated from the coding sequence ATGTATCGCATTCTCCACCGCAGCATGTGCACGGTCGCAGTAGAAATTGCAGAATCAACCACCAGCATCAAGTCCATTTCACAAGACCTCTACAAAGAACAAAACCTCAAGACACTCGTTGACAAGTTCAAGAAAGCCTCCGACATCGACCGCTTCCGCACAAAAGCCGGCATCTACGAAGACACCGTCCGCCGCCTCGCCAGAGCTAAGCGCTTCCGATGGGTCCGCGACATCATCGAGCACCAGAAGAATTACACGGACATAGCCAATGAAGGTTTCTCAGCGCGTCTCATTACGCTGTATGGAAAATCCAAAATGGACAGACACGCACAGAagctgtttgatgaaatgcctcagAGGAACTGTAACCGTTCGGTGTTATCTCTCAATGCTTTGTTGGCGGCTTATCTTCATTCGAAGAAGTATGATGTTGTTGAGAAGCTTTTTAGGGATCTTCCTGTTCAGCTCTCTGTGAAACCTGATTTGGTTTCTTATAATACTTTTATTAAGGCATTGTTGGAAATGGGGTCTTTTGATTCTGCGGTTGCGGTGGTTGAGGAGATGGAGAAGGAGGGAGTGAAAACTGATTTGATCACGTTTAATACTCTGCTTGATGGGTTGTATTCAAAGGGTCGTTTTGAGGATGGTGAGAAACTGTGGGGGAAATTGGGTGAGAAGAATGTTGTGCCTAATATCAGGACTTACAATGCAAGGCTGTTGGGGTTGGCTATGGTGAAGAAAACTGGTGAAGCTGTTGAGTTTTATGAGGAAATGGTGAAAAAGGGTGTCAAGCCTGATATTTTTAGCTTCAATGCTTTGATCAAAGGTTTTGCAAATGAAGGGAACTTAGATGAAGCTAAGAAGTGGTTTGGTGAAATTGGAAAGTCTGAGTATGATCCTGATAAGGCCACTTATTCAATAATTGTTCCTTTTCTATGTGAGAAGGGTGATTTGAAAATGGTCCTTGAGATTGTTAAGGAGATCTTCTACACTCATTGCCGTGTTGAGGCATCATTGCTGCAAGTTGTGGTGGACAAACTGCTGAGTGAGTCCATGGTTTCAGAGGCCAAGGAGATTGTCGAACGAGGAAAAACCAATAATTACTGTCGCTATAAGCTGAATTTGCCGGCAGATGAGTTGCCAGCAGACGAGTGA
- the LOC131607540 gene encoding (3S,6E)-nerolidol synthase 1-like yields the protein MAFPLHFVQKISPNKSSTIMAINVYEPMHAHCSFRNKTINCTLSFNQINISKTAKTKETLHIRHAKALDEVKRLFVSQSTDERLSMVDSIQRLGIEYHFEDEIEATLERKHMMLRFQNIQGLSQIAFQFRMLRQQGYYISPDMFNIFLDNKGKLKDTFCEDINGLIALFEASQLSIEGEDSLDIAGQFCCKYLNEWSSTFHDHPQVNFVTHTLMCPTHKTLSRFTPTIIQSQNVPWTNSLQQLSKIDTQMVSSLHLKEIFAVSKWWKDLGLSKDLEFARDDPIKWYMWTMACIPDPRFSDVRIEVTKPLSLIYIIDDLFDNYGNIDQLTLFTEAVKRWDLAGIEQLPDCMKVCFKALYDTTNEFALRTHLKTGWNPISSLIKSWIKLLNAFLQEAKWFASGHVPTLEEYLKSAIVSTGVHLVLVHAFFYMGQDVTNKNVSIIDDFPTIISTTATILRLCDDLEGDKDVNCDGNDGSYSKCYMKDNPRVSIGQTREHMSKQISDAWKQLNKECLNTNELPSSFTKLCLNAARMVPMMYSYDGDTPSKLEKYVTSLLYDDCHYLQNIHSPTY from the exons ATGGCTTTTCCTCTCCATTTTGTTCAAAAAATTTCTCCAAACAAAAGCTCAACTATTATGGCTATCAACGTATATGAACCCATGCATGCCCATTGTAGTTTCCGCAATAAAACCATTAATTGTACTCTTTCCTTTAACCAAATTAATATATCTAAAACTGCAAAAACCAAG GAAACTCTTCATATAAGACATGCTAAAGCATTGGATGAAGTTAAGCGTTTATTTGTTAGCCAAAGTACAGATGAACGTTTATCTATGGTAGACTCAATCCAAAGATTAGGCATTGAATACCACTTTGAAGATGAAATTGAAGCAACTCTTGAAAGGAAGCATATGATGCTCAGATTCCAGAATATCCAAGGACTGTCACAAATCGCATTCCAATTTCGTATGTTAAGACAACAAGGTTATTACATTAGCCCAG ACATGTTCAACATTTTCTTGGACAATAAAGGCAAACTCAAGGATACATTTTGTGAGGATATAAATGGTTTAATTGCATTGTTTGAAGCCTCTCAATTAAGCATAGAAGGAGAAGATTCTCTTGACATTGCAGGACAGTTCTGTTGCAAGTACCTTAACGAGTGGTCTTCAACGTTTCATGACCACCCTCAAGTCAATTTTGTTACACATACATTAATGTGTCCTACTCATAAAACTTTGTCCAGATTCACACCAACAATAATTCAATCACAAAATGTACCATGGACAAATTCTTTACAACAGCTTTCCAAAATTGATACTCAAATGGTTTCCTCTTTACATCTCAAGGAAATTTTCGCAGTTTCCAA ATGGTGGAAAGACTTAGGTTTGTCAAAAGACTTGGAATTTGCTAGAGATGATCCCATTAAATGGTATATGTGGACTATGGCGTGTATTCCAGATCCACGTTTCTCGGATGTAAGGATCGAGGTCACAAAGCCTCTGTCTCTAATCTACATCATTGATGATCTATTTGATAATTATGGAAACATTGATCAACTCACTCTCTTTACCGAAGCTGTTAAAAG ATGGGATTTGGCAGGCATTGAACAATTACCAGACTGCATGAAAGTATGTTTCAAGGCTCTCTATGACACAACCAATGAATTTGCACTTAGGACACATCTCAAAACTGGATGGAACCCTATAAGTTCACTGATAAAATCG tGGATAAAACTCTTGAATGCATTTCTGCAAGAAGCAAAATGGTTTGCTTCCGGGCATGTTCCAACGTTAGAGGAGTATTTGAAAAGTGCAATAGTGAGCACCGGTGTGCATCTGGTGCTtgttcatgctttcttttacatGGGCCAAGATGTAACCAACAAAAACGTTTCTATAATCGACGACTTCCCAACCATCATATCTACAACCGCGACAATTCTACGTCTGTGCGATGATCTTGAAGGAGACAAG GATGTTAATTGTGATGGTAACGATGGATCATATTCAAAGTGTTACATGAAGGATAACCCAAGAGTTAGTATTGGACAAACAAGAGAACATATGAGTAAACAAATTTCAGATGCATGGAAACAACTCAACAAAGAATGTTTGAACACAAATGAGTTACCATCATCTTTTACTAAACTTTGTCTAAATGCTGCAAGGATGGTACCTATGATGTATAGTTATGATGGTGATACTCCTTCAAAACTAGAGAAGTATGTGACATCATTGCTTTATGATGATTGTCACTACTTACAAAATATTCACTCCCCAACATATTAA